In Candidatus Zixiibacteriota bacterium, the sequence GCGTCGGATCGACTCAGATATTGCCTTAGGTCTGATCCGCCTTGGCGATGGAGCGGACAATATTGAAGATGGGGAAGTTCATCGGTTTGCCCCCCCCGTACCCATCCTTGCCACGCATCCGCCCCGCCTTCCCCGTGCCATAAATACGGCAACCTTCCTGCGGCACACACCAATCAAGCTTGGATCAACCTTTCACCCAGCCGTGGCATAGACGCTGACGCCCTCGCCTTGGTAGCTCTCGTACACATGCTCGAAGAGGGTGGCGCACTTGCCTTGGTACAGCTCCGGGGTGTATGCTGGGGGCAACCCGTGGTCGAGTTCATCCTCGATCGCCAGGCGCACCTGGGCACGAGCCTGGGTCTGACGCCGCCAATCGATCGCCAGCAGCGTCTTCAGCCGCTCCAGCACCTTACAGGCAACCTTCTTGACCTCATCCCGCTCTTCCTGGGTCAAATCGGGACCGGGGCGAGTGAGGATGTCGAACACCGTCAGCTCTTCCTCGGTCAGGTGTTCCCGGACGTGCCGCAGCCTTTCCTCATTGAGCGAATGGCTCAACGCAAGCAATTCCTGGTAGATCTGCTCGATGTTCCGGCTGCCGTTGTTGTAGCTCTCGACCAGCTCCTCGAACTTGTCCTGGTAGTTCACTCGGCTCTTGTTCAGGCGGAGCAGCCTGCCGAGCTGCGCCCGGATGGCAGCCTTGAGCCGTTCAAGGTCGGTGCTTCTGTGCCTTGATTTCTTGAACTTTGCCGCCAATGCCTCGAAGTTGACATTCGACAGGTCCAGCACCGGCAGTTCGTCCTCCCTGATCTTGATGCCGGCGATGGATTCGTCGAGCAGCTTGTCGATGCTGACCAATACGCCAGCGATGTCCACAGGCTCGGGCTTGAGGATTGTGCGGATGGCTTCGGCGATGGCGGTGAGGGTTGCCACGCGACCGGTGAACTCCAGCGCCGTCGGGTCGGGCTTCACGGCGCAGTACAGCGTGTTGACCAGGCGCTCAAGCCCGAGAAACTCGCGGCGCAGCGGGTCCGGCGAGATCAAGGCGTTCACGGCATCGTCGATCCGCTGCAATCGCTTCATGTCGCCAGCGGGCAACTGCTCAATGTTGGGGAGGTTCACCTGACGAGCGGCGCAGAAGGCGGTCGCTTCGCCAATCGCCTGCCGCAGCTCCTTCACCAGCGCCGCCTTGTCCTTCACCGGGTTCTTGCCATCCTTACCCGCGCCATAGATGGAGAGCGCCTTCTCCAGCGAGGCAAAGACATTGGCGTAGTCCACGATCACGCCACTGTGCTTGCCGGGAAAGACCCGGTTCGCCCTGGCGATGGTCTGCATCAGGGTATGGTTCCGCAGCGGCTTGTCCAGGTACATCGTGGAGCAGCTCGGGGCATCGAAGCCGGTCATCCACATGGCGCACACAAAGACGAGCCGCAACGGGTCATCCGGATCCTTAAACTTCTCGTCCAAGGAGGGCTGCGACTCGTTCATCCGCCTCCGGTGCGGCACGATGTCGAGACCGCGCTTCTTCATCTGCTCGATCTCGTTCTGACCGGGAGAGACGATCAAAGCCATGTCCGTGGTCTGCAAGACCTGCAAGCGGTCGAGCAGTTCATCCTTCTTGTCCATCGGAAGGCTGTACTGCCCCAGCTCCTGCTTTACCCGTGCCATTTCCACCGTCCAATGCTTCCGCACCTTGTCATGCATCTTGAGCGCGGTAGCCTTGTCGATGGACACCACCATCGCCTTGCCGACGAAGCCGCGCCCTAGGAAATGCCGTACGATGTCCTGGGCAATGGTCTCCAGCCGGTCGTCGCGGGTGAGGATGTTGTATTGACGGCTCAAATTCCGTTCGAGCTTCGCTTCCTGCTCGGGGTCGAGGTCCGCCGCCTCGATGAGATCGTAGAGATCCTCGTTCAGGTCCGGGTTCACGAGTTGCAATTCGGGCGTGCGGTTTTCGTAGAAGAGCGGCACGGTCGCGCCGTCCTCGACCGATTGCTGGAAGTCGTAGATGGAAACGTAGTCTCCAAAGACCTCCTTCGTCCTCTCCTCGCCGACGATGAGGGGAGTACCGGTGAAGGCAAGGAACAGCGCCCTGGGCAGCGCCGCACGCATGTTCAGCGCCAACGTGTCGTACTGGCTGCGGTGCGCCTCGTCCGTGAGCACGATCACGTCTGGGCGGTCGCAGAGCATCTCCGGTGTCTGGAACTTGTGGACGAGGGTAAAGACGTAGCGATGATTTCCTCGCAGCAGTTCGCGCAGGTGAGCGCCGCTCTCGGCATGGCATTGGTCTCCCTCGGTTTCACTGACTGCACCGGTCGTCTTGAACGTCTTGGCAATCTGGACATCCAGTTCCACACGGTCGGTCACGACCACAAACGTCCAATTGCCTGCCACCTTGCGCAGCACCTTCTGCGCGAAGAACACCATCGAAAAGCTCTTGCCGCTGCCCTGCGTCTGCCAGAACACCCCCCCGCGACCGTGCCCCGCCCGACGCGCCTCCAGCATCGAGGCGATGGCATTGTTCACGCCAAGGAACTGGTGGTTCTGCCCGATGATCTTCGCCAACCCTTCCTTGTGCTCGGAAAACAGCGTGAAGTTCTCCACCAGGTCGAGCAGCCGTGC encodes:
- a CDS encoding type I restriction endonuclease subunit R, which codes for MPHTYTEDQLVEQPAIGLLAELGWKTVSALDETLGATGTLQRETKGDVVLISRLRAVLERLNPVLPSEAITAAMDELTRDRSAMSLEAANREIYLLLKDGIKVSVPDRERGGQKTERLRVVDWEHPANNDFLLVSQFSVTGALYTCRPDLVGFVNGLPLVVIELKKPGVSARTAFDENLTHYKQQIPALFRYNALLIASNGTESRVGSLTADWGRFFEWKRIELEGEPRRVSLEVMIRGTCDRARLLDLVENFTLFSEHKEGLAKIIGQNHQFLGVNNAIASMLEARRAGHGRGGVFWQTQGSGKSFSMVFFAQKVLRKVAGNWTFVVVTDRVELDVQIAKTFKTTGAVSETEGDQCHAESGAHLRELLRGNHRYVFTLVHKFQTPEMLCDRPDVIVLTDEAHRSQYDTLALNMRAALPRALFLAFTGTPLIVGEERTKEVFGDYVSIYDFQQSVEDGATVPLFYENRTPELQLVNPDLNEDLYDLIEAADLDPEQEAKLERNLSRQYNILTRDDRLETIAQDIVRHFLGRGFVGKAMVVSIDKATALKMHDKVRKHWTVEMARVKQELGQYSLPMDKKDELLDRLQVLQTTDMALIVSPGQNEIEQMKKRGLDIVPHRRRMNESQPSLDEKFKDPDDPLRLVFVCAMWMTGFDAPSCSTMYLDKPLRNHTLMQTIARANRVFPGKHSGVIVDYANVFASLEKALSIYGAGKDGKNPVKDKAALVKELRQAIGEATAFCAARQVNLPNIEQLPAGDMKRLQRIDDAVNALISPDPLRREFLGLERLVNTLYCAVKPDPTALEFTGRVATLTAIAEAIRTILKPEPVDIAGVLVSIDKLLDESIAGIKIREDELPVLDLSNVNFEALAAKFKKSRHRSTDLERLKAAIRAQLGRLLRLNKSRVNYQDKFEELVESYNNGSRNIEQIYQELLALSHSLNEERLRHVREHLTEEELTVFDILTRPGPDLTQEERDEVKKVACKVLERLKTLLAIDWRRQTQARAQVRLAIEDELDHGLPPAYTPELYQGKCATLFEHVYESYQGEGVSVYATAG